A window of Proteus columbae contains these coding sequences:
- the purT gene encoding formate-dependent phosphoribosylglycinamide formyltransferase, which produces MTVLGTALTASATKVMLLGAGELGKEVAIECQRLGIEVIAVDRYLNAPAMHIAHRHYVVNMLDSDALKQVIEQERPDFIVPEIEAIATTLLVELEQAGQKVVPCARAVKLTMDREGIRRLASETLNLPTSNYQFVDDEVSFKKAALEIGFPCIVKPVMSSSGKGQSVIRNENDLAQAWTYSQEGGRAGKGRVIVEKMIPFDFEITLLTIHAVDGTHFCAPIGHRQEKGDYRESWQPQKMSDIALAKAEHIASKVVENLGGYGLFGVELFVQGDEVFFNEVSPRPHDTGLVTLISQDLSEFALHVRAFLGYPIGGIRQLGPCASAVILPELYSTNIVYSGIEKALKADRQIRLFAKPEIAGFRRLGVVLAHADTIKHALDEAKAGAKAIVVSDAK; this is translated from the coding sequence ATGACAGTGCTGGGTACGGCTCTTACAGCAAGTGCAACAAAAGTGATGTTATTAGGTGCCGGTGAATTAGGCAAAGAAGTTGCGATAGAATGCCAACGCTTGGGAATTGAAGTGATTGCCGTTGATCGCTATCTCAATGCTCCAGCTATGCATATTGCTCATCGTCATTATGTTGTAAATATGCTTGATAGCGATGCATTAAAGCAAGTTATTGAACAAGAGCGACCTGATTTTATCGTTCCTGAAATTGAGGCTATTGCAACAACGTTACTGGTTGAATTAGAACAAGCGGGGCAAAAAGTTGTTCCTTGTGCCCGTGCTGTAAAGCTAACTATGGATAGAGAAGGTATTCGTCGTTTAGCCTCGGAAACACTGAATTTACCTACATCGAACTATCAATTTGTTGATGATGAAGTGAGCTTTAAAAAAGCGGCTCTAGAAATAGGCTTCCCTTGTATTGTAAAACCTGTCATGAGTTCATCTGGAAAAGGGCAAAGTGTTATTCGTAATGAAAACGATTTAGCTCAAGCTTGGACTTACTCGCAAGAGGGCGGGAGAGCAGGAAAAGGACGCGTTATCGTTGAAAAAATGATCCCATTTGATTTTGAGATCACGTTACTGACTATTCACGCTGTTGATGGTACCCATTTTTGTGCCCCTATTGGTCATCGACAAGAAAAGGGTGATTACCGTGAATCATGGCAACCTCAAAAGATGAGTGACATCGCGCTTGCTAAAGCAGAGCATATTGCGAGTAAAGTGGTTGAGAACTTAGGGGGCTATGGTTTATTTGGTGTTGAGTTGTTTGTTCAAGGTGATGAGGTATTCTTTAATGAAGTCTCACCTCGCCCTCATGATACTGGATTGGTGACACTAATTTCTCAAGACTTATCAGAGTTTGCGCTTCATGTTCGTGCTTTTTTAGGCTATCCCATTGGTGGAATTCGCCAATTAGGGCCTTGTGCATCAGCGGTTATTTTACCAGAGCTTTATAGTACGAATATTGTGTATTCTGGTATTGAAAAAGCGTTGAAGGCGGATCGTCAAATTCGCCTTTTCGCTAAGCCTGAAATTGCTGGCTTTCGTCGTTTAGGTGTTGTGCTTGCTCACGCTGATACGATAAAACACGCATTAGATGAAGCAAAAGCAGGTGCAAAAGCAATTGTTGTAAGTGATGCCAAATAA
- the rarD gene encoding EamA family transporter RarD, translating into MWAQSGAVLAIFSYILWGITPLFYRLLPGAQPLEMLAQRLIWSIPLLLLVRLFIKNRTRWRAVLQDKRSIFMCLFSSMAMAVSWCTFTYALTHQQVLEASLGYFINPLFSILLGVIFLKEKLNSAEKWAVALICAGVGYQLWMYGELPVLAIMMGGAFAVYGLIRKFIRFDVITSLFMETLWLMPLAIGATIWLVVTDKSALPSADNLTRFYYILTAPVTILPLLFFTAAVKRTTLTVIGLAQYIEPTIQFLLAVFLFHEAFDEVKGVSFSLIWLGLLCCILALIRKRLNYLKIQKGKRSQTM; encoded by the coding sequence ATGTGGGCTCAATCGGGCGCGGTATTAGCCATTTTTTCTTATATTCTTTGGGGAATTACTCCTCTGTTTTATCGGCTGTTACCGGGAGCGCAGCCGTTAGAAATGTTGGCTCAGCGTTTGATCTGGTCTATCCCTCTTTTATTACTCGTGCGACTCTTTATTAAAAATAGGACACGATGGCGCGCTGTTTTACAAGATAAGCGCTCTATTTTTATGTGTCTATTTAGCTCAATGGCTATGGCTGTTTCTTGGTGTACATTTACCTATGCATTAACACATCAACAAGTATTAGAAGCGAGCTTGGGGTATTTTATTAATCCGCTTTTCTCAATTTTATTAGGCGTCATATTTCTTAAAGAAAAGCTTAATTCAGCAGAAAAATGGGCTGTTGCCTTAATTTGTGCTGGTGTGGGCTATCAATTGTGGATGTACGGTGAATTACCTGTATTGGCTATAATGATGGGCGGTGCATTTGCTGTATATGGATTAATTCGTAAGTTTATTCGTTTTGATGTGATCACGTCTTTATTTATGGAAACCCTTTGGTTAATGCCATTAGCAATAGGCGCTACGATTTGGTTGGTTGTTACCGATAAAAGTGCATTACCTTCGGCTGATAATTTGACTCGTTTTTATTATATCTTAACAGCTCCAGTGACTATCTTACCGTTATTATTCTTTACTGCTGCCGTCAAACGAACCACGTTAACCGTGATAGGATTAGCGCAATACATTGAACCTACCATTCAATTTTTATTGGCTGTTTTCTTATTCCATGAAGCTTTTGATGAAGTAAAAGGCGTGAGTTTCTCACTGATTTGGTTAGGACTTTTATGCTGCATCTTAGCACTTATCCGAAAACGCCTTAATTATCTAAAAATTCAAAAAGGAAAACGTAGCCAAACAATGTAA
- a CDS encoding aminoimidazole riboside kinase, whose translation MKVWSLGDAVVDLIPLQNMQYEACAGGAPVNVAAGVAKLGQQSGFIGRVGEDAFGHFMQKTLFDLGVDTRAMEFDEFHRTSTVLVSLQENGERDFTFLVAESADQFLTEKSLPAFEKDILHFCSLALVNPICRSTLDCAIKNIKESGSLLSFDINLRPQMWRDHEEMREVIDNYAHKADILKLSEDELTWMTQEVTLNNALKKLEDYPARLKVITQGSKGCLVLTPNTQVAFSAFIVECIDTTGAGDAFMSGLLAALAEYGFAEDEPYLSKIVTQAAACGALATTKKGAIAAAPSRKKLHDFVQQQPPLHVREIF comes from the coding sequence ATGAAAGTCTGGTCTTTAGGTGACGCTGTTGTTGACTTGATCCCATTGCAAAACATGCAATATGAAGCATGTGCTGGTGGCGCGCCAGTCAATGTTGCTGCGGGCGTTGCTAAGCTTGGTCAACAAAGTGGTTTTATTGGACGTGTAGGTGAAGATGCGTTCGGCCATTTTATGCAAAAAACATTGTTTGATCTGGGCGTTGATACTCGTGCAATGGAATTTGATGAGTTTCATCGTACCAGTACTGTTCTTGTCTCTTTACAAGAAAATGGTGAGCGTGATTTTACTTTTTTAGTTGCTGAGTCTGCTGATCAATTTTTAACAGAAAAATCTTTACCTGCGTTTGAAAAAGATATTTTGCATTTTTGCTCTTTAGCATTAGTGAATCCCATTTGTCGCTCGACCTTAGATTGTGCAATCAAAAATATTAAAGAAAGCGGTTCACTACTGAGTTTTGATATTAATTTACGACCTCAAATGTGGCGTGATCATGAAGAAATGCGCGAAGTTATTGATAATTATGCGCATAAAGCGGACATATTAAAATTATCCGAAGATGAGCTTACGTGGATGACACAAGAAGTGACATTGAATAATGCACTTAAAAAATTAGAAGATTATCCCGCTCGTTTAAAAGTGATCACCCAAGGCTCTAAAGGTTGTTTAGTTTTAACGCCAAATACCCAAGTCGCATTTAGTGCCTTTATCGTTGAATGTATTGATACAACCGGTGCTGGTGATGCCTTTATGTCAGGCTTGTTAGCTGCGCTTGCTGAATATGGTTTTGCTGAAGATGAACCATATCTATCAAAAATAGTGACGCAAGCAGCTGCTTGCGGTGCTTTAGCCACCACTAAAAAGGGGGCAATAGCCGCGGCACCAAGTCGTAAAAAATTACATGATTTTGTTCAGCAGCAACCGCCTTTGCATGTTAGGGAGATTTTCTAA
- a CDS encoding glycoside hydrolase family 32 protein, giving the protein MKHRLEQSTKALNTLIEKRGNKFYPQFHLAAPAGWLNDPNGLIYHDGLYHAFYQHHPYSQDWGPMHWGHATSTDMIHWQHQPIALAPGDDYDKSGCFSGSAISHEGKLYLFYTGHNWLAAEGDDSQIYEAQCVAISEDGIHFEKKGIVLEPPKGYMHFRDPKVWYQDGKWWMVVGARDEKDQGQVLLFSSETLFEEGQQWNNDYTVLGKTDDKNVYMWECPDFFPISQENEFAIVFSPQGKRAEGYQYRNLFQSGALIGQWSPNQPFKPQGHFIELDNGHDYYAPQSFTTPDGRRVSMGWMDMWNSPMPSKSEFWSGCFTLPREITFDKSKNRLRMIPVKEVESLRQEKQTIQPLTLSNQSIELINNTTAIELDLTLSLDSHAEKFGLWLGKGLELFVDNQSNRLVLNRHYPQHNMSGARSIPLPEGCELNLRIFIDRSSIEVFVNKGEFTFSSRYYAQQDTQTLRFFAMNGDATLINGQYWQLNSIY; this is encoded by the coding sequence ATGAAACACCGCTTAGAACAATCAACAAAAGCCTTAAATACTTTGATTGAAAAACGAGGCAATAAATTTTATCCCCAGTTTCATTTGGCAGCACCTGCGGGTTGGTTAAATGATCCTAATGGTCTTATTTATCACGATGGTTTATATCACGCCTTTTATCAGCACCATCCTTATTCTCAAGATTGGGGACCAATGCATTGGGGACATGCCACAAGTACCGATATGATCCACTGGCAACATCAACCTATTGCGTTAGCACCAGGAGATGACTACGACAAAAGTGGTTGCTTCTCAGGATCAGCAATTAGCCATGAAGGTAAACTCTATCTTTTCTATACCGGACACAATTGGTTAGCCGCCGAAGGGGATGATAGTCAAATCTATGAAGCGCAATGTGTTGCTATCAGTGAAGATGGCATTCATTTTGAGAAAAAAGGGATCGTTTTAGAACCCCCTAAAGGTTATATGCATTTTCGTGATCCTAAAGTCTGGTATCAAGACGGTAAATGGTGGATGGTTGTTGGTGCTCGTGATGAAAAAGATCAAGGACAAGTCCTACTCTTCTCTAGCGAAACCTTATTTGAAGAAGGTCAACAGTGGAACAACGATTACACTGTTTTAGGAAAAACGGATGATAAAAATGTCTATATGTGGGAGTGCCCTGATTTCTTCCCTATTAGCCAAGAAAACGAATTTGCAATCGTCTTCTCACCACAAGGAAAACGAGCCGAAGGCTATCAATATCGCAATCTCTTTCAATCAGGGGCATTAATTGGCCAGTGGTCGCCAAATCAACCCTTTAAACCACAAGGTCACTTTATTGAACTTGATAATGGCCATGACTATTATGCGCCACAATCATTTACGACACCTGATGGTCGTCGTGTTTCAATGGGATGGATGGATATGTGGAATTCGCCAATGCCTTCAAAATCTGAATTTTGGTCTGGTTGTTTTACACTCCCTCGTGAAATCACGTTTGATAAATCCAAAAATCGCTTACGCATGATCCCTGTTAAAGAAGTCGAATCATTGCGCCAAGAAAAACAGACTATCCAGCCATTAACACTCAGTAATCAATCTATCGAACTAATAAATAATACTACCGCTATCGAACTCGACTTAACATTATCTTTAGACAGTCATGCTGAAAAATTTGGCTTATGGCTAGGTAAAGGGCTTGAGCTATTTGTTGATAATCAATCAAATCGTTTGGTTCTTAACCGCCATTATCCTCAGCACAATATGAGTGGAGCTAGAAGTATTCCATTACCTGAAGGTTGTGAATTGAATTTACGTATTTTCATTGATCGTTCATCAATTGAAGTCTTTGTAAACAAAGGTGAATTCACCTTTAGCAGCCGATATTATGCTCAACAAGATACTCAAACTTTACGTTTTTTTGCCATGAATGGCGATGCAACACTGATTAATGGTCAATATTGGCAGCTAAATAGTATTTACTAA
- a CDS encoding LacI family DNA-binding transcriptional regulator, with translation MASLKDVARLASVSLMTVSRAINNPELLKPETLKQVQNAIDQLNYVPDYSARKIRGQGTKVSSIGVLAIDTATTPFSVEMILSIEQTAREFGWSSFVVNLTAQDCYENAIWQLLAQRPDGIIYTTMGLREITVHEKLLDKNLVLANCLDKTHAFPTYIPDDYHGQYFGMKKVIEKGYRRPLCFYIPEESVAGPIRRKAVEDAWQEAGLPLSDLQQYTMMFGDEHYRDVIEILKKHCVHQKADFDILICGNDRIAFLAYQVLLSMGLRIPEQVAVLGYDNMIGTGELFYPPLTTVQLPHYELGKEATLHIIQERNHRDTVHVPCQLVERESI, from the coding sequence ATGGCGTCACTGAAAGATGTAGCTCGACTTGCATCCGTTTCTTTGATGACAGTCTCAAGAGCGATTAATAACCCTGAGTTATTAAAACCAGAAACACTGAAACAAGTCCAAAATGCGATTGATCAACTTAACTATGTTCCAGATTATTCTGCACGAAAAATTCGTGGTCAAGGAACAAAAGTATCATCAATTGGTGTTCTGGCAATTGATACCGCAACGACACCATTTTCTGTGGAAATGATTTTATCGATAGAACAAACCGCAAGAGAATTTGGTTGGAGTTCATTTGTTGTTAATTTGACTGCACAAGATTGTTATGAAAATGCCATTTGGCAACTTTTGGCTCAACGTCCAGATGGTATTATTTATACCACGATGGGATTGCGTGAAATCACCGTACATGAAAAGTTGCTCGATAAGAATTTAGTGTTAGCAAACTGTTTGGATAAAACGCACGCTTTCCCAACTTATATTCCCGATGATTATCATGGACAGTATTTTGGGATGAAAAAAGTCATCGAGAAAGGGTATCGCCGTCCTTTGTGCTTTTATATACCTGAAGAGTCTGTTGCAGGGCCTATTCGTCGTAAAGCCGTTGAAGATGCTTGGCAAGAGGCTGGGCTACCATTGTCGGATCTACAACAATATACGATGATGTTTGGAGATGAACACTATCGTGATGTGATTGAAATATTGAAAAAGCATTGTGTTCATCAAAAGGCTGACTTTGATATTCTCATTTGTGGTAATGACCGTATCGCTTTTCTCGCTTACCAAGTTTTACTTTCTATGGGGTTACGTATTCCAGAGCAAGTGGCTGTTTTGGGATACGATAATATGATTGGTACGGGAGAATTGTTTTATCCACCATTAACAACGGTACAACTGCCTCATTATGAGTTAGGTAAAGAAGCGACATTGCATATTATTCAAGAACGAAACCATAGAGATACCGTACACGTACCTTGTCAATTAGTTGAACGTGAGTCTATTTAA
- a CDS encoding response regulator transcription factor, translating into MESIIHLITFEDDSTKVQLKAVLSSLAANVKTYSNEQAFLKYYFSSTKGAHKECIIINTKSSAAPSIALIKELNKLKNIIPVIIISGDSSIESCRNAFKSGAFEYLTRPLNVNELLNIVSESFLHYESEVEQFRTYISLKDKFGKLSNREKEVMEMILDGNTSKEAAEKLSLSPRTVEVHRSNMYTKLKIRSLPQLVQEYDFFKKYDLRAN; encoded by the coding sequence ATGGAATCAATAATCCACTTAATCACTTTTGAAGATGACAGTACAAAAGTTCAACTTAAAGCCGTTCTTTCTTCTTTAGCGGCTAATGTGAAAACCTATTCAAATGAGCAGGCTTTCTTGAAATACTATTTTTCATCAACAAAAGGAGCTCATAAAGAGTGCATCATAATTAATACAAAGAGTAGTGCAGCACCATCAATTGCACTGATTAAAGAACTCAACAAATTGAAAAACATCATCCCTGTTATTATTATTTCTGGGGATAGTTCCATTGAGAGTTGTCGTAACGCATTTAAATCAGGGGCTTTCGAATATTTAACTCGACCTCTAAATGTGAATGAACTTCTTAATATTGTCTCGGAATCTTTCCTGCATTATGAAAGTGAAGTTGAGCAATTCCGAACATATATATCTCTAAAAGATAAATTTGGTAAGTTATCTAATAGAGAAAAAGAGGTTATGGAGATGATCCTTGACGGAAATACGAGCAAAGAAGCGGCAGAAAAACTTTCGTTATCGCCTCGTACAGTTGAAGTGCATCGTTCAAATATGTATACGAAATTGAAAATAAGATCACTACCACAATTAGTTCAAGAGTATGATTTCTTTAAGAAATATGATTTAAGAGCAAACTAA
- a CDS encoding CDP-alcohol phosphatidyltransferase family protein produces the protein MNTQDKNRRPIKARQTNWATKCSRYLQQKGATPNGISVFSVIFALLAGLSLFCALFYTSGLLRSILLLLGAIMIQGRLICNLLDGMVAVEGGMKSPVGAVYNELPDRIADTLIILGVGYGLSSDFSMAITLSWVGAFFAVMTAYVRVLGGACGLDQQFTGPMAKQHRMALLTSVAVIAAFIPNLWGIWLFLISLWIIILGSMLTTIFRTRRILRDLAQGV, from the coding sequence ATGAACACTCAAGATAAAAACCGTCGCCCGATAAAAGCAAGACAAACAAACTGGGCTACAAAGTGCAGCCGCTACTTACAACAAAAAGGGGCAACTCCTAACGGTATTTCCGTGTTTAGTGTCATATTTGCATTACTTGCAGGCTTATCACTCTTTTGTGCCCTCTTCTACACATCTGGATTATTACGCTCAATTTTACTGCTCCTTGGCGCTATCATGATCCAAGGTCGCCTCATTTGTAATTTACTAGATGGTATGGTTGCCGTCGAAGGAGGCATGAAAAGCCCAGTAGGTGCTGTTTATAATGAATTACCAGACAGAATTGCTGATACTTTAATTATTTTGGGTGTCGGTTATGGGCTATCTTCTGACTTTTCTATGGCCATTACGTTGAGCTGGGTGGGCGCTTTTTTTGCAGTAATGACCGCTTATGTTCGTGTATTAGGTGGCGCTTGTGGACTAGATCAACAATTTACAGGCCCCATGGCAAAACAACACCGAATGGCGTTATTAACCTCTGTTGCTGTTATTGCTGCATTTATTCCTAATCTTTGGGGAATATGGCTCTTTTTGATTTCATTATGGATTATTATTTTAGGTTCAATGCTGACCACAATTTTCAGAACCCGTCGAATTTTACGGGATTTAGCACAAGGTGTCTGA
- a CDS encoding lysophospholipid acyltransferase family protein has product MKNGKLALDAKVVSSVLVSICRFLTGIRAKQTSPIAKDIPCIYYANHSSHLDGLVIWSCLSPNIRPYVHPVAAEDYWNKNRLRRYLSHRIFRAILIPRHATKMNFPQEENSCGESAEQPANDAASSAPNKANALALMQEILDQGDSLIIFPEGTRGNGESIQDFKAGLWHLSRKNPNVQLVPIYLENLNRVLPKGSRLVVPVICSAIFGAPIEATHEHESKQEFLVRAKSALEELHNGTY; this is encoded by the coding sequence ATGAAAAATGGAAAACTTGCTTTAGATGCAAAAGTGGTATCATCCGTCTTAGTCTCTATTTGTCGATTCCTAACAGGTATTCGCGCTAAACAAACTTCTCCTATTGCAAAAGATATTCCTTGTATTTATTACGCTAACCATTCTAGTCATCTTGATGGCTTAGTTATTTGGTCTTGTCTTTCACCCAATATTCGCCCTTATGTTCATCCCGTTGCCGCTGAAGATTATTGGAACAAAAACCGCTTACGCCGTTATTTATCTCATCGTATCTTTAGAGCTATTCTTATTCCTCGTCATGCCACCAAAATGAATTTTCCACAAGAGGAAAATTCTTGCGGAGAAAGCGCAGAGCAACCCGCTAATGACGCTGCATCATCAGCACCAAATAAAGCCAATGCACTTGCTCTGATGCAAGAAATTTTAGACCAAGGGGATTCTTTAATTATTTTTCCTGAAGGTACTCGAGGTAATGGCGAATCTATTCAAGATTTTAAAGCAGGTCTTTGGCATCTTTCTCGTAAAAATCCGAATGTTCAATTAGTCCCTATTTATCTGGAAAACTTAAACAGAGTTCTTCCTAAAGGCTCTCGCTTAGTTGTTCCTGTTATTTGCAGTGCAATTTTTGGTGCCCCTATTGAAGCCACTCATGAACATGAAAGTAAACAAGAGTTTCTAGTAAGAGCAAAAAGTGCGTTAGAGGAGCTACACAATGGAACGTATTAA
- a CDS encoding phosphatidate cytidylyltransferase, whose amino-acid sequence MERINNEVLWIFIGLFSFLIIASIIGAILAAVKGPTSTITNLNSRINAWWVMCIIAGVAIGIGAIGSVVLFTIISWLALRELITLTPTHRGDHEALFWCFFVILPIQYILVGVQWYNLMAVFIPVYAFLLIPTRMALSGDTRHFLERMAKVQWSVMIAIYCLSYAPALLMLPIEGFEGRNINLLLFLMIVVQVSDVLQYVFGKLFGKHPIVPKLSPNKTVEGFFGGIISASLIGMMLWWATPFSWWAAFLLSLVITLAGFAGGLCMSAIKRDSGVKDFGTMIEGHGGMMDRMDSLCFAAPIFFHVIRYFYV is encoded by the coding sequence ATGGAACGTATTAATAACGAAGTCCTCTGGATCTTTATCGGACTCTTCTCTTTCTTAATTATCGCCAGCATTATTGGTGCTATTTTAGCGGCAGTAAAAGGCCCTACATCCACCATCACGAATCTTAATTCAAGGATCAATGCGTGGTGGGTGATGTGTATTATTGCAGGTGTTGCAATAGGGATTGGAGCAATAGGTTCTGTCGTCCTATTTACTATTATCTCATGGCTTGCATTACGTGAACTTATTACCTTAACACCCACACATCGTGGCGACCATGAAGCGCTGTTCTGGTGTTTCTTCGTTATATTGCCTATCCAATACATTCTTGTTGGTGTGCAATGGTACAACTTAATGGCAGTATTTATTCCCGTTTACGCCTTCCTATTAATACCAACACGTATGGCACTTTCAGGTGACACTCGCCACTTCTTAGAACGTATGGCAAAAGTGCAATGGAGCGTAATGATAGCAATTTATTGCCTAAGTTATGCACCCGCACTTTTAATGTTGCCAATTGAAGGTTTCGAAGGTCGTAATATCAATTTACTGCTCTTTTTAATGATAGTGGTGCAAGTTTCTGACGTACTTCAATATGTGTTTGGTAAATTATTTGGCAAACATCCTATCGTGCCTAAATTAAGTCCAAATAAAACAGTGGAAGGCTTTTTTGGTGGCATTATCTCCGCCAGCCTTATTGGCATGATGTTGTGGTGGGCAACGCCTTTCTCATGGTGGGCTGCATTTTTACTCTCTTTAGTAATCACATTGGCAGGTTTTGCCGGTGGTTTATGTATGTCTGCAATCAAAAGAGATAGCGGTGTAAAAGATTTTGGCACGATGATCGAAGGCCATGGTGGCATGATGGATAGAATGGATTCGCTCTGTTTTGCAGCCCCTATTTTCTTCCACGTTATTCGCTATTTTTACGTTTAG
- a CDS encoding CPBP family intramembrane glutamic endopeptidase encodes MITWLLIAFSLLLLGFNRTLALITLAFTAVSAFITGVITWQTLPIIFGILLLAFAYSRYKTQPLLRGIIILALIIIASGLAFHLIPGFNNLRYLSHTAIGIKSAPFSFYFNADKALLPFIFLIFIPTLFVCTPLKEANKLQWAMLIIAIPALLLIAVKLGGLAIELHLPSWLPAFILANLFFVSLAEKALFRGVIQQTLSRYLPPYVALLIAAIIFGLAHFAGGVLLVVFASLAGIIYGLAWMWSGRLWVSTLFHFALNLTHLLFFTYPFKIA; translated from the coding sequence ATGATCACTTGGCTACTCATTGCTTTTTCTTTATTACTTTTGGGTTTTAATCGCACTCTTGCACTTATTACACTTGCATTTACGGCAGTTAGCGCATTTATAACTGGCGTTATTACATGGCAAACTTTGCCCATTATTTTTGGTATTCTGCTATTAGCATTTGCTTATTCACGTTATAAAACACAACCACTGCTACGCGGGATCATCATTCTTGCGCTTATCATCATTGCCAGCGGGTTAGCCTTTCACCTTATTCCTGGTTTTAACAATTTACGTTACCTTTCACACACCGCTATAGGGATAAAAAGCGCCCCTTTTTCATTTTATTTCAATGCTGACAAAGCATTATTACCTTTTATTTTTCTGATCTTTATTCCTACGCTTTTTGTCTGCACTCCATTAAAAGAAGCAAATAAATTACAGTGGGCAATGTTAATTATTGCCATTCCTGCACTGTTATTGATCGCTGTAAAGCTAGGGGGATTAGCAATTGAATTGCATTTACCATCATGGTTACCTGCCTTTATTCTTGCGAACCTCTTTTTTGTATCACTTGCTGAAAAAGCATTATTTAGAGGTGTGATTCAACAAACATTATCACGTTATCTACCTCCTTATGTTGCTCTACTAATAGCAGCCATTATCTTTGGTTTAGCACATTTCGCAGGCGGAGTATTGTTAGTTGTTTTTGCTTCACTCGCGGGGATTATTTATGGGTTAGCTTGGATGTGGAGTGGTCGGCTCTGGGTTTCAACGCTATTTCACTTTGCACTTAATCTGACTCACCTGCTCTTTTTTACTTACCCATTTAAAATAGCCTAA
- the allS gene encoding HTH-type transcriptional activator AllS, with product MLDQEMIRTFIQVADCQSFTKAADMLHKTSAAISYCIKTLEENIGTQLFNRTTRTVTLTPAGEYLLEKCRQWIVWLESMPVELQQMNAGVEHQVNIVINNLLYDRTAVASMLACLHQRFPSTQFHITRQVYMGVWDALINEDYHFAIGVTGNESLKNNINICAMGEIQWQFVVAPNHPLANISGVLNDDQMRMYSAVNVEDTSRHLSKRTAWRLSGQHEIRVPDLHTKLACHLKGVGIGFLPLSLCKPLIDSGQLIAKEVKNRRHNSPLSLAWCEDKKGAVVSYLVELFKQNHPSVQSFYDPLN from the coding sequence ATGTTAGATCAAGAAATGATCCGCACTTTTATACAGGTCGCCGACTGCCAAAGTTTTACCAAAGCAGCCGATATGCTTCATAAAACATCAGCCGCGATTAGTTACTGTATAAAAACATTAGAAGAAAATATCGGCACCCAACTTTTTAATCGCACCACAAGAACCGTGACACTCACGCCAGCGGGCGAATATCTCTTAGAAAAATGTCGTCAATGGATTGTATGGCTAGAATCAATGCCTGTGGAACTTCAACAAATGAACGCGGGTGTCGAGCATCAGGTCAATATTGTGATTAATAATCTTCTTTATGATCGCACAGCTGTTGCCAGTATGTTGGCTTGTCTTCATCAACGTTTTCCTTCTACCCAATTTCATATTACTCGCCAAGTCTATATGGGTGTTTGGGATGCACTTATTAATGAAGATTACCATTTTGCTATCGGTGTTACGGGTAATGAATCCCTTAAGAATAATATTAACATTTGTGCGATGGGCGAAATTCAATGGCAATTTGTTGTCGCGCCGAATCATCCTTTAGCCAATATCAGTGGTGTATTAAATGATGATCAAATGCGTATGTATTCTGCTGTAAACGTCGAAGATACGTCTCGCCATCTTTCTAAACGCACTGCATGGCGCTTATCGGGTCAGCACGAGATCCGTGTACCTGATTTACACACAAAATTAGCCTGTCATTTAAAAGGTGTGGGAATAGGATTTTTGCCATTAAGTTTATGCAAACCACTTATTGATAGCGGACAGTTAATTGCGAAAGAAGTAAAAAATCGTCGTCATAACTCTCCTCTTTCATTGGCATGGTGTGAAGATAAAAAAGGCGCAGTAGTCAGTTATTTAGTGGAGTTGTTTAAGCAAAATCACCCGAGTGTGCAATCGTTTTACGATCCTTTAAATTAA